The following are from one region of the Amycolatopsis sp. QT-25 genome:
- a CDS encoding amino acid permease, with amino-acid sequence MTLRAAAVRRKPVADLIADSDHGTLKRSLGLGQLTMLSIGATLGSGIFVVLGEAVPVAGPAVVLSFVLAGITALFSALSYAELAGMIPVSGSSYSYAYATLGELVAWVCGWCLVLEYGVSVASVAVGWGQYLNELLRLTFGFAIPDAFSQPPGSGGIVNVPAIVVVLLAMVLLLSGAKESARANAIMVVVKVGTLVLFCAIAFSAVRAANFAPFLPLGLAGLSAGAAKLFFSYIGFDAASTAGEEAKNPQRDLPRAILLSLAIVTVLYCLVAVAAVGALPWQEFDGQEAALSHVLGAVSDNPLWAGLLAVGAIVAISSVVLTVLYGQTRILYSMSRDGLVPAALSKVDPRTGTPRINTLVVSGFVATLAAFIPLGKLADATSIGTLFAFGLVNVAVLLLRKRQPEAPRSFRVPFSPVTPVLGVLCCGYMMLSLDVATWIVFAGWMALGLLIYFGYSMRRSRLAADSPVRRHNS; translated from the coding sequence ATGACTTTGCGAGCCGCGGCGGTGCGGCGGAAACCGGTCGCCGATCTGATCGCCGACAGTGATCACGGCACGCTGAAGCGCTCCCTCGGACTCGGGCAGCTGACCATGCTCAGCATCGGCGCGACGCTGGGCAGCGGGATCTTCGTCGTGCTCGGCGAAGCGGTCCCCGTGGCGGGCCCCGCGGTCGTGCTGTCGTTCGTGCTCGCCGGGATCACCGCGCTGTTCTCGGCGCTCTCCTACGCCGAACTCGCCGGGATGATCCCGGTGTCCGGTTCGTCCTACTCCTACGCCTACGCCACGCTCGGCGAACTGGTCGCCTGGGTGTGTGGCTGGTGCCTGGTGCTCGAGTACGGCGTCTCGGTGGCGTCGGTGGCCGTCGGCTGGGGGCAGTACCTCAACGAGTTGCTGCGGCTGACGTTCGGTTTCGCCATCCCCGACGCCTTCAGCCAGCCACCGGGCTCGGGCGGGATCGTCAACGTCCCGGCCATCGTCGTCGTGCTGCTCGCCATGGTCCTGTTGCTGTCCGGCGCGAAGGAGAGCGCGCGGGCCAACGCGATCATGGTCGTGGTCAAGGTCGGCACGCTGGTGCTGTTCTGCGCGATCGCGTTCTCCGCGGTCCGGGCGGCGAACTTCGCCCCGTTCCTGCCGCTCGGCCTGGCCGGGTTGAGCGCCGGTGCCGCGAAACTGTTCTTCTCCTACATCGGTTTCGACGCGGCCTCCACGGCGGGCGAGGAGGCCAAGAACCCGCAACGGGATCTGCCGAGGGCCATCCTGCTCTCGCTCGCGATCGTCACCGTGTTGTACTGCCTGGTCGCCGTGGCGGCCGTGGGCGCGCTGCCGTGGCAGGAGTTCGACGGCCAGGAGGCCGCGCTCTCCCACGTGCTCGGTGCCGTGTCCGACAACCCGCTGTGGGCCGGGCTGCTGGCCGTCGGCGCCATCGTGGCGATCTCCAGCGTCGTGCTGACCGTCCTCTACGGACAGACGCGCATCCTGTACTCGATGTCCCGCGACGGCCTCGTCCCCGCCGCGCTGTCCAAAGTGGATCCCAGGACCGGCACTCCTCGGATCAACACCCTGGTGGTCTCGGGTTTCGTCGCGACGCTGGCCGCGTTCATCCCGCTCGGGAAGCTGGCCGACGCCACCAGCATCGGCACGCTGTTCGCCTTCGGGCTGGTGAACGTCGCCGTCCTGCTGCTGCGCAAGCGGCAACCGGAGGCGCCGCGCTCGTTCCGCGTGCCGTTCTCCCCCGTCACGCCCGTCCTCGGGGTACTGTGCTGCGGGTACATGATGCTCAGCCTCGACGTCGCGACCTGGATCGTCTTCGCCGGCTGGATGGCGTTGGGCCTGCTGATCTACTTCGGTTACAGCATGCGCCGATCCCGGCTGGCCGCGGATTCGCCCGTTCGCCGCCATAATTCCTAG
- a CDS encoding DUF2238 domain-containing protein, which yields MVRGVGRTEGFLLAGVVVAVLVVTGVQARSPGTWLLEVVWVLIGLPLVVALRKRFPLTRLLCWLLVLHAIVLCYGGQYTYAETPAGEWAQNWLGTQRNNYDRFAHVVQGFVPAIAVREVLLRRTPLRPGAWVAFLTLCVCVTIAAGFEFVEWFSALVAGSGADDFLGTQGDVWDTQWDMFLCLCGAMLSLLLWRRVHDRQLSGDRAGGGGSREEGDPRDAARR from the coding sequence ATGGTGCGCGGAGTCGGCCGGACCGAAGGATTCCTGCTGGCCGGCGTGGTCGTCGCGGTGCTCGTGGTGACCGGTGTCCAGGCCAGGTCCCCCGGCACCTGGCTGCTGGAAGTCGTCTGGGTGCTGATCGGGTTGCCGCTGGTGGTGGCCCTGCGCAAACGCTTTCCCTTGACCCGCTTGCTGTGCTGGCTGCTGGTGCTGCACGCGATCGTGCTGTGTTACGGCGGCCAGTACACCTACGCGGAGACCCCGGCCGGGGAATGGGCGCAGAACTGGCTGGGCACCCAGCGGAACAACTACGACCGGTTCGCCCACGTCGTCCAGGGTTTCGTCCCGGCGATCGCCGTACGCGAAGTGCTGCTGCGCCGGACCCCGCTGCGGCCCGGCGCCTGGGTCGCGTTCCTGACCCTCTGCGTCTGCGTGACGATCGCCGCCGGTTTCGAGTTCGTGGAATGGTTCAGCGCGCTCGTCGCCGGTTCGGGCGCGGACGATTTCCTCGGCACCCAGGGGGATGTCTGGGACACCCAATGGGACATGTTCCTCTGCCTGTGCGGCGCGATGCTCTCCCTGCTGCTCTGGCGCCGGGTGCACGATCGGCAGCTTTCGGGTGATCGCGCGGGTGGGGGCGGCTCTCGCGAGGAGGGAGACCCGCGTGACGCCGCGCGTCGGTGA
- a CDS encoding isocitrate lyase/phosphoenolpyruvate mutase family protein — MVSTAEKATRLQQLHAAPELLLVVNVWDAITAKVVAETPGTQALATPSHGIAASRGYPDGEKIPRDEMIAEVALIVRSAGDLPVTADLEAGYGDPGGTVARAIEVGAVGCNLEDQMKPLDESVKAVEAAVAAAQSAGIDFVLNARTDAFLRAGDRDPEEVLAEAITRGRAYLDAGASNVFVPGKLDETQVAKLVEALGERKVNLIGVPGSIPLDTARKLGVSRVSYGPFAQNVALTALAKLAEDVYAGGGLPADMRKLN; from the coding sequence ATGGTTTCCACTGCCGAGAAGGCCACCCGGCTGCAGCAATTGCACGCCGCCCCCGAACTGCTGCTCGTCGTCAACGTCTGGGACGCGATCACCGCGAAGGTCGTCGCCGAAACGCCCGGCACGCAGGCGCTCGCCACCCCCAGCCACGGCATCGCCGCCTCCCGCGGCTACCCCGACGGCGAGAAGATCCCCCGCGACGAGATGATCGCCGAGGTCGCCTTGATCGTCCGGTCGGCGGGTGATCTGCCGGTCACCGCCGACCTGGAAGCGGGGTACGGCGATCCGGGCGGCACCGTCGCCCGCGCGATCGAGGTCGGCGCCGTCGGCTGCAACCTCGAAGACCAGATGAAACCGCTGGACGAGTCCGTCAAGGCCGTCGAGGCCGCGGTCGCCGCCGCCCAGTCCGCCGGGATCGACTTCGTGCTCAACGCCCGCACCGACGCCTTCCTCCGGGCGGGCGACCGCGACCCCGAGGAGGTGCTGGCCGAGGCGATCACCCGGGGCCGCGCGTACCTGGACGCCGGCGCGTCGAACGTCTTCGTGCCCGGCAAGCTCGACGAGACCCAGGTCGCGAAGCTGGTCGAGGCACTGGGCGAGCGCAAGGTGAACCTGATCGGCGTGCCTGGCTCGATCCCGCTGGACACCGCGCGGAAACTCGGCGTCTCCCGGGTGTCTTACGGGCCGTTCGCCCAGAACGTCGCGCTCACCGCGCTGGCGAAGCTCGCCGAGGACGTCTACGCCGGTGGCGGCCTGCCCGCCGACATGCGCAAGCTGAACTGA
- a CDS encoding PucR family transcriptional regulator, giving the protein MVQSAASPWPTLSPGARDLFRRGAEIVLHPRAEWIEELHEASLGGGSMRAVAEDPVLTEGTKRANLANLLHWAAANVQRPGMRVSANLNQEVLDGARDMVRRGFDSGGLDAYRRAQGVAWRRWIEICFDLTSDPALLRELLAVSSLSITTFIEDTVAAVSERMAAERTELTRGAHAERRATVTLLLEGAPISRSRAEAQLGYPLAGPHTAAIVWSGSATPSSRQLESAAETLMRASGAAQRLTVVASAAALWVWLPGRTPPRADRLAEDLAPHPDVRVALGRPGSGIDGFRRSHLDAAATQRMLARLTSPQQIARYQDIQLLDLLTGDPAQAGEFIADTLGELRQADAETRETVRTYVHELGNTTRTAERLYTHRNTVVRRLARADELLPRPLAENAVNVAVALETLRWLGNGA; this is encoded by the coding sequence ATGGTGCAAAGTGCCGCATCACCGTGGCCGACCCTCTCCCCCGGGGCACGCGACCTCTTCCGGCGTGGCGCGGAGATCGTGCTGCATCCGCGTGCCGAGTGGATCGAGGAACTGCACGAGGCGTCACTCGGCGGGGGCAGTATGCGCGCGGTCGCCGAAGACCCCGTCCTCACCGAGGGCACCAAACGCGCCAACCTGGCGAATCTCCTGCACTGGGCCGCCGCCAACGTGCAGCGCCCCGGGATGCGGGTGTCCGCGAACCTGAACCAGGAAGTGCTCGACGGCGCCCGCGACATGGTGCGCCGCGGCTTCGACTCCGGCGGCCTCGACGCCTACCGGCGGGCGCAGGGAGTGGCCTGGCGCCGGTGGATCGAGATCTGCTTCGATCTCACGTCCGACCCGGCGCTGCTGCGCGAACTGCTGGCCGTCTCGTCGCTGTCGATCACCACGTTCATCGAAGACACCGTCGCCGCGGTGTCCGAACGGATGGCCGCCGAACGCACGGAACTGACCCGCGGCGCCCACGCCGAACGGCGGGCCACGGTCACCCTGCTGCTGGAGGGCGCGCCGATCAGCCGCTCGCGGGCCGAAGCCCAGCTCGGTTACCCGCTCGCCGGCCCGCATACGGCCGCGATCGTCTGGAGCGGCTCGGCCACGCCGTCGTCCCGGCAACTCGAAAGCGCCGCCGAAACCCTCATGCGGGCCAGCGGCGCCGCACAGCGGCTGACCGTCGTCGCCAGCGCCGCCGCCCTGTGGGTCTGGCTGCCTGGCCGGACCCCGCCGCGGGCGGACCGGCTCGCCGAAGACCTCGCGCCGCATCCCGACGTCCGGGTGGCGCTGGGGCGGCCCGGCAGCGGGATCGACGGCTTCCGCCGCAGCCATCTGGACGCCGCCGCCACCCAGCGGATGCTCGCCAGGCTCACTTCACCGCAGCAGATCGCGCGGTATCAGGACATCCAGCTGCTCGACCTGCTCACCGGCGACCCGGCGCAGGCGGGCGAATTCATCGCCGACACCCTCGGCGAACTCCGGCAGGCGGACGCCGAAACCCGGGAAACCGTCCGGACCTACGTCCACGAACTGGGGAACACGACGCGGACCGCGGAACGGCTCTACACCCATCGCAACACCGTCGTCCGGCGGCTGGCGCGAGCCGACGAACTGCTGCCCCGTCCGTTGGCGGAGAACGCGGTGAACGTGGCGGTGGCGCTGGAAACGTTGCGGTGGCTGGGAAACGGCGCTTGA
- a CDS encoding NAD(P)/FAD-dependent oxidoreductase has translation MTTSTPVEHLDVVIIGAGISGIGAARYLKTGNPGKTFAILEARGTSGGTWDLFRYPGIRSDSDLHTFGYEFKPWRDKQSIADAPRILSYLRETVTENGLEPSIRYHHKLLSAAWSSDEARWLLEIERTDTGERTRLSAGWLFNAGGYYRYDEGFTPRFEGRDRFAGTIVHPQHWPEDLDHAGKRVVVIGSGATAVTLVPAMAGTAAHVTMLQRTPTYVMPVPREDKIANGLRKILGDERAYALTRRKNIRKGLAVWQFCQKFPKTARGLIRYVNKKQLPPGYPVDEHFNPPYDPWDQRLCAVPSGDLFAAIRKGQADVVTDKITTFTEKGILLASGRELEADIIVTATGLNLQVFGGAKLSVDGKPVHLPETVAYKGMMLSDVPNAAFAIGYTNSSWTLKIGLLCEHFCRLLAHMDAHGHAVCRPVVADPDMPTKPFLDFAAGYVQRALDQLPRQGDRMPWLTSMSYHSDIKLLRADDVTDPELHFSPANVREAVSS, from the coding sequence ATGACGACGAGCACACCCGTCGAGCACCTCGACGTGGTCATCATCGGTGCCGGGATTTCCGGGATCGGGGCCGCGCGCTACCTGAAGACCGGGAACCCGGGCAAGACGTTCGCCATCCTGGAGGCCCGCGGCACGTCCGGCGGCACCTGGGACCTGTTCCGCTATCCCGGCATCCGGTCGGACTCCGACCTGCACACCTTCGGCTACGAGTTCAAGCCGTGGCGGGACAAGCAGTCCATCGCCGACGCGCCCCGGATCCTGTCGTACCTGCGGGAGACGGTCACCGAGAACGGCCTCGAGCCCAGCATCCGCTACCACCACAAGCTGCTCTCGGCGGCCTGGTCGAGCGACGAGGCCCGCTGGCTGCTCGAGATCGAGCGCACCGACACCGGTGAGCGCACCCGGCTCAGCGCGGGCTGGTTGTTCAACGCGGGCGGCTACTACCGCTACGACGAGGGCTTCACCCCGCGTTTCGAGGGCCGGGACCGGTTCGCCGGCACGATCGTGCACCCGCAGCACTGGCCGGAGGACCTCGATCACGCGGGCAAACGCGTCGTGGTGATCGGCAGCGGCGCCACCGCGGTCACCCTGGTCCCGGCGATGGCGGGGACCGCGGCGCACGTGACGATGCTGCAGCGCACCCCGACCTACGTCATGCCGGTGCCGCGCGAGGACAAGATCGCCAACGGCCTGCGCAAGATCCTCGGCGACGAGCGGGCGTACGCGCTCACCCGCCGCAAGAACATCCGCAAGGGGCTGGCGGTCTGGCAGTTCTGCCAGAAGTTCCCGAAGACCGCCCGCGGTCTCATCCGGTACGTCAACAAGAAGCAGCTTCCCCCGGGCTATCCGGTCGACGAGCACTTCAACCCGCCGTACGACCCGTGGGACCAGCGGCTGTGCGCCGTGCCCAGTGGCGACCTGTTCGCCGCCATCCGCAAGGGGCAGGCCGACGTCGTCACCGACAAGATCACGACGTTCACCGAGAAGGGGATTCTGCTCGCGTCCGGGCGTGAGCTGGAAGCGGACATCATCGTCACCGCCACCGGCCTGAACCTCCAGGTGTTCGGCGGGGCGAAGCTCAGCGTCGACGGCAAACCGGTACATCTGCCGGAAACCGTCGCGTACAAGGGAATGATGCTTTCGGACGTGCCGAACGCCGCGTTCGCGATCGGCTACACGAACTCGTCGTGGACGCTCAAGATCGGCCTGCTGTGCGAGCACTTCTGCCGTCTGCTGGCGCATATGGACGCCCACGGCCATGCCGTCTGCCGTCCCGTCGTCGCCGATCCGGACATGCCGACGAAACCGTTCCTGGACTTCGCCGCCGGATACGTCCAGCGCGCGCTCGACCAGCTCCCGCGCCAAGGCGACCGCATGCCGTGGCTGACCTCGATGAGCTACCACTCGGACATCAAGCTGCTGCGCGCGGACGACGTCACCGATCCCGAGCTGCACTTCTCGCCCGCCAACGTCCGGGAAGCGGTGAGCTCGTGA
- a CDS encoding alpha/beta fold hydrolase: MTDSFAGLPGGPRICYREDGPADGVPLVLIAGLGLDLTSWPRELIDGFTGRGFRVVRFDNRDAGCSDRIKAPNPGKLRQLLARPLPCAYDLGDMAADTVGLLDHLGVEQAHLVGMSMGGMIAQTVAARNPGRVLSLTSIFSTTGHRRVGQPARSTLLRMARRPARTAEESVTGHLAMMGHLGSASFPLDEDVETAWAHGLWERAGGRRARSGIARQIGAIQASGDRTAELGRIECPTVVVHGDTDRMVHHSGGRATAKAISGARYVEIPGMGHHIAPDLVERLVELTAELALDPAGETR; the protein is encoded by the coding sequence GTGACCGACAGCTTCGCCGGCCTGCCCGGCGGCCCGAGGATCTGTTACCGCGAAGACGGCCCGGCCGACGGTGTACCGCTGGTGCTGATCGCCGGGCTCGGGCTCGATCTCACGTCGTGGCCGCGGGAGCTGATCGACGGTTTCACCGGCCGCGGCTTCCGCGTCGTCCGATTCGACAACCGCGACGCGGGCTGCTCGGATCGCATCAAGGCGCCGAATCCCGGCAAGCTCCGGCAACTGCTGGCCCGGCCCCTTCCCTGCGCGTACGACCTGGGAGACATGGCGGCGGACACCGTCGGCCTGCTGGACCACCTGGGCGTCGAGCAGGCGCATCTGGTCGGCATGTCGATGGGCGGCATGATCGCCCAGACCGTCGCGGCCCGGAACCCCGGCCGGGTCCTGTCGCTGACGTCGATCTTCTCCACCACCGGACACCGCCGCGTCGGGCAGCCGGCGCGGTCGACGTTGCTGCGCATGGCGAGGCGGCCCGCGCGGACGGCCGAGGAATCGGTGACCGGGCATCTGGCGATGATGGGGCACCTCGGTTCGGCCTCGTTCCCGCTGGACGAGGACGTCGAAACGGCTTGGGCCCACGGCCTGTGGGAACGGGCCGGGGGACGGCGCGCCCGCAGCGGGATCGCCCGCCAGATCGGCGCGATCCAGGCCAGTGGCGACCGCACCGCCGAACTCGGCCGCATCGAGTGCCCGACGGTCGTGGTCCACGGGGACACCGACCGCATGGTCCACCACAGCGGCGGGCGGGCGACGGCGAAGGCCATCAGCGGTGCCCGCTACGTCGAAATCCCCGGCATGGGCCACCACATCGCCCCCGACCTCGTCGAGCGGCTCGTCGAGCTCACCGCCGAACTGGCCCTCGACCCGGCAGGAGAAACCCGATGA
- a CDS encoding SDR family oxidoreductase, translating to MNSVRGKVAVVTGAGSGIGRQLALELARRGARLAVSDVDETGLAETVAQVKALGAEVRGAALDVGDRAAVQEYAAGVAARFGVVHQIYNNAGIAGGGQTVLDAEWELYDRTLAVNLFGVINGTKAFLPHLVDSGDGQVVNVSSLNGFMAQPTLSAYCASKFGVRGFTEALRTEMIAGRHPVRVTVVHPGGVKTGIASAALKEARARGIEPTAEQRERVRLYNEKLLKMPADQAARIIVDGVEAGKPRVLVGNDAKLVDRLVRLLPRRYPKLIVAFERRRLAR from the coding sequence ATGAACAGTGTTCGCGGCAAGGTCGCCGTCGTCACCGGTGCCGGTTCGGGCATCGGCCGTCAGCTGGCCCTCGAACTCGCGCGGCGCGGCGCCCGGCTCGCGGTGTCCGATGTGGACGAGACCGGGCTGGCCGAGACCGTCGCCCAGGTCAAGGCCCTCGGCGCGGAGGTGCGGGGCGCCGCGCTGGACGTCGGCGACCGGGCGGCCGTCCAGGAGTACGCGGCCGGCGTCGCCGCGCGGTTCGGTGTGGTGCACCAGATCTACAACAACGCGGGGATCGCCGGCGGCGGGCAGACCGTCCTCGACGCCGAATGGGAACTGTACGACCGCACGCTCGCGGTCAACCTCTTCGGCGTCATCAACGGCACCAAGGCCTTCCTGCCGCATCTCGTCGACTCCGGTGACGGGCAGGTCGTCAACGTCTCCAGCCTCAACGGGTTCATGGCCCAGCCGACGCTGAGCGCCTACTGTGCCAGCAAGTTCGGCGTCCGCGGGTTCACCGAGGCGCTGCGCACCGAGATGATCGCGGGCAGGCATCCGGTGCGGGTGACGGTCGTGCACCCGGGCGGGGTCAAGACCGGCATCGCCTCGGCGGCGTTGAAGGAAGCCAGGGCCCGCGGCATCGAGCCCACCGCCGAACAGCGGGAACGTGTCCGCCTGTACAACGAAAAGCTGCTGAAGATGCCGGCCGACCAGGCGGCCCGCATCATCGTCGACGGGGTCGAGGCCGGGAAACCGCGTGTGCTCGTCGGAAACGACGCGAAGCTGGTCGACAGGCTCGTCCGGCTGCTCCCGCGCCGGTACCCGAAGCTGATCGTCGCCTTCGAACGGCGGCGCCTCGCCCGCTAA
- a CDS encoding lipase family protein, with protein MTRKLTRLLAVAIALIVTFAAAPAASAASATDPFYGYDGSEPLSSYSPGTVLKTRTLDYHVLGISTPLKVTQLLYRTTDARGKPSANVTSVLRSLTGDSTKAVSYQSFYDSLDPEHGPSRAIAGDVSFGGLIANAESLFIAPALLLGYNVVIPDTEGQQANFAAGPEYGTNTLDSVRAATRAPETGMNGKTRFGLIGYSGGAIATGWAAALAPSYAPEVDENLVGFTEGGILVKPSHNLKYVNGSTVWTGVIPMALVGVSRSFGIDLKPYANSYGLQVLKDMEKASIADALGRYPGLTWEKLVKPEYVNPNKVLPYVEAVNKINLGSAPTPTAPGYLAQGNNGVVEGTFGAPPGIGTGDGVMVAGDVRSLARQYCATGNKSIKYDQYDTLGHVGAAVAWAPQAIGWLNDRFAGKAAPSSCGKIAPGTSLAPEVPVG; from the coding sequence ATGACCCGAAAGCTCACTCGCCTCCTGGCCGTCGCGATCGCTCTCATCGTCACTTTCGCCGCCGCGCCCGCCGCCTCCGCCGCCTCCGCGACCGATCCGTTCTACGGCTACGACGGCAGTGAACCGCTGTCGTCGTACAGTCCCGGAACAGTTTTGAAAACCCGGACGCTCGATTACCACGTCCTCGGCATTTCCACGCCACTGAAGGTGACCCAGCTGCTCTACCGGACCACCGACGCGCGGGGAAAGCCGTCCGCCAACGTCACTTCGGTGCTGCGCAGCCTCACCGGCGACAGCACGAAAGCCGTTTCATACCAATCCTTCTACGACTCGCTCGATCCCGAGCACGGCCCGTCGAGGGCGATCGCGGGTGATGTCTCGTTCGGCGGCCTGATCGCCAACGCCGAGTCACTCTTCATCGCACCCGCGCTGCTGCTGGGCTACAACGTCGTCATTCCCGACACCGAAGGCCAGCAGGCGAACTTCGCCGCCGGGCCGGAATACGGGACGAACACCCTGGATTCGGTTCGCGCCGCGACGCGGGCGCCGGAAACGGGAATGAACGGCAAGACCCGGTTCGGTCTCATCGGCTATTCGGGTGGTGCCATCGCTACCGGCTGGGCCGCCGCTCTCGCGCCGAGCTATGCCCCCGAGGTCGACGAGAATCTCGTCGGTTTCACCGAAGGCGGCATACTCGTCAAACCGTCGCACAACCTCAAGTACGTCAATGGCAGCACCGTCTGGACCGGCGTCATTCCAATGGCACTCGTCGGTGTCTCGCGGTCCTTCGGCATCGACCTCAAGCCGTACGCGAATTCCTACGGCCTTCAAGTGCTCAAGGACATGGAAAAGGCGTCGATCGCCGACGCGCTCGGCCGTTATCCCGGGCTGACGTGGGAAAAACTGGTCAAACCCGAGTACGTCAACCCGAACAAGGTGCTGCCCTACGTCGAGGCCGTGAACAAGATCAACCTCGGCTCGGCGCCGACCCCCACGGCTCCCGGCTACCTCGCGCAGGGCAACAACGGCGTCGTGGAAGGCACTTTCGGCGCTCCGCCGGGGATCGGGACCGGCGACGGGGTGATGGTCGCCGGTGACGTGCGGTCGCTCGCGCGCCAGTACTGCGCCACCGGCAACAAGTCGATCAAGTACGACCAGTACGACACCTTGGGCCACGTCGGGGCGGCCGTCGCCTGGGCGCCGCAGGCCATCGGCTGGCTCAACGACCGGTTCGCGGGCAAGGCCGCGCCGTCCAGCTGCGGGAAGATCGCGCCCGGCACTTCCCTCGCCCCGGAGGTGCCGGTCGGCTGA
- a CDS encoding MFS transporter: MPKNKAIVLLSAGHACVDVYQGSVAALVPFFAAERAYGYAAVSGIVLAASLLSSVAQPVFGALTDRRAMPWLLPSATLLGGLGIGFGGLTGSYSLTLAFVAVSGIGVAAYHPEAARVARIAGGGHTAMGWFSLGGNIGFAAAPVLVAAVMSLGGLRMSPLLAVPALAGAVLCLPVLRALADRAHAGDSPADVAGVDDWRSFTKLSMAVVFRSIVFVGLSTFVSLYAQQRVGGGTTTGSAALFLLYLGGAAGTLLGSRLAGHRDRVTVVRRSYSATIGAVAGVVFVPGPAFHLFVLLAAVGLYIPFSLQLTLAQDYLPGRVGTASGVTLGLTVGIGGLASPVIGTVADHTSLRTALLPLIALPLLCWITTRTLSEPCSVQSGTATEAERSKIRR; this comes from the coding sequence ATGCCGAAGAACAAAGCGATCGTCCTGCTCTCGGCCGGGCACGCGTGTGTGGACGTGTATCAGGGTTCGGTCGCCGCACTGGTGCCCTTCTTCGCCGCCGAGCGCGCCTACGGATACGCGGCGGTGTCGGGCATCGTGCTCGCCGCGTCGCTGCTGTCGTCGGTGGCGCAGCCGGTGTTCGGCGCGCTCACCGATCGACGGGCGATGCCGTGGCTGCTGCCGTCGGCCACGCTCCTCGGCGGGCTCGGCATCGGTTTCGGTGGGCTGACCGGCTCCTACTCGCTGACGCTCGCTTTCGTCGCGGTGTCGGGAATCGGCGTGGCCGCCTACCATCCCGAGGCGGCGCGGGTGGCGAGAATCGCCGGCGGCGGGCATACGGCGATGGGCTGGTTCTCCCTCGGCGGGAACATCGGGTTCGCCGCCGCCCCGGTGCTCGTCGCCGCGGTCATGTCACTCGGCGGGCTCCGGATGTCGCCGTTGCTCGCCGTGCCCGCGCTGGCGGGTGCCGTGCTCTGCCTGCCCGTGCTGCGCGCGCTCGCCGACAGGGCTCACGCCGGTGATTCGCCGGCGGACGTCGCGGGCGTCGACGATTGGAGGTCGTTCACGAAGCTGTCGATGGCGGTCGTCTTCCGCTCGATCGTGTTCGTCGGGCTGAGCACGTTCGTCTCGCTCTACGCCCAGCAGCGGGTCGGCGGTGGCACGACGACGGGCAGTGCCGCGCTGTTCCTGCTCTACCTCGGCGGCGCCGCGGGCACCTTGCTGGGCAGCAGGCTGGCGGGACACCGAGACCGCGTCACCGTGGTGCGCCGGTCGTATTCGGCGACCATCGGCGCGGTCGCGGGCGTCGTCTTCGTACCGGGCCCGGCGTTCCACCTGTTCGTCTTGCTGGCCGCGGTGGGCCTGTACATCCCGTTCTCCCTGCAGCTCACCCTCGCCCAGGACTACCTTCCCGGCCGCGTCGGCACCGCAAGCGGCGTCACCCTGGGCCTGACGGTCGGCATCGGTGGTCTCGCGAGTCCCGTCATCGGCACCGTCGCGGATCACACCTCTCTCCGCACGGCCCTGCTCCCCCTGATCGCGTTGCCGCTTTTGTGCTGGATCACAACGCGCACCCTGTCGGAGCCGTGCTCCGTCCAAAGCGGAACGGCCACAGAAGCGGAAAGGTCGAAAATACGTCGATAA
- a CDS encoding helix-turn-helix transcriptional regulator encodes MTEIRHMPAAPTQVRSLASGTMIDAHRHDDHQVVYAARGVLAITTDKGSWVAPATRAIWVPAGTVHAHQAHGDLELRLVGLPAGVNPLRLDEPSVLAVGPLLRELIRAYTDPPHEDTPERRRLRAVLLDRLRASPQQPLHLPTPEDPRLRALCEILSADPADNRTLAALGTRVGASDRTLTRLFKADLGLTFPQWRTQLRLYRALVLLAEGAPVTAVAHACGWSSTSAFIDVFRRAFGHTPGTHYDR; translated from the coding sequence ATGACGGAAATCCGCCACATGCCCGCGGCGCCGACGCAGGTCCGCTCCCTGGCCTCCGGCACGATGATCGACGCGCACCGGCACGACGATCACCAGGTCGTCTACGCCGCTCGCGGCGTGCTGGCCATCACCACCGACAAGGGCTCCTGGGTCGCGCCCGCCACGCGGGCCATCTGGGTGCCCGCCGGGACGGTGCACGCCCACCAAGCGCATGGCGACCTCGAACTCCGGCTGGTCGGCCTGCCCGCCGGGGTGAACCCGTTGCGGCTGGACGAACCGAGCGTGCTCGCCGTCGGCCCGCTCCTGCGCGAACTGATCCGCGCGTACACCGACCCGCCGCACGAAGACACCCCGGAACGCCGGCGGCTACGGGCGGTCTTGCTCGATCGGCTGCGGGCCTCGCCCCAGCAACCCTTGCACCTGCCGACGCCGGAAGACCCCCGGCTGCGTGCCCTGTGCGAGATCCTCAGCGCCGATCCGGCCGACAACCGGACGCTGGCCGCCCTCGGCACCCGCGTCGGGGCGAGCGACCGCACCCTGACCCGGCTGTTCAAGGCCGACCTCGGCCTGACGTTCCCGCAATGGCGCACGCAGCTGCGGCTCTACCGCGCTTTGGTCCTCCTGGCCGAGGGCGCGCCGGTGACCGCGGTGGCGCACGCCTGCGGCTGGTCGTCGACCAGTGCGTTCATCGACGTCTTCCGCCGCGCCTTCGGGCACACTCCTGGCACGCATTACGACCGGTGA